One window of the uncultured Treponema sp. genome contains the following:
- a CDS encoding ATP-binding protein, producing MKKFYDRKNELKILEQIEKNSYSNAAFTVITGRRRIGKTALLKKFISTKKSCYLFTTRNSEPILCQQWQKELEQSINLKIFGNITTLKELFEQIMEYSKQEHFILIIDEFQELQNINSSFFSHLQNIWDNCKDNSKINFIACGSVYSMMIKIFEGAKEPLFGRATAKIHLKPFTPSVCKEILKDFNPQYTNEDLLCLYMLSGGVAKYIFLLMESGSITHTKMINYVTGISSPFLIDGKDLLISEIGKDYGIYFSILSLISSGMTVQSEIDSIIQKNTGSYLSNLNKTFNVIKPVRPIFSKPESRNVRWQITDSYLRFYFRFIYSNQNLIELGQYDLLKKLILRDYKTFTGKTLEQYFTEKINEEMQLTSIGGWWDKKSQNEIDIVAVNEIDKTCHIFEVKRNAKKIDYKALEEKINALRSNVSGFEISMKGLSMDDM from the coding sequence ATGAAAAAATTTTATGACAGAAAAAATGAGTTAAAAATTCTGGAGCAAATAGAAAAGAACTCTTACTCAAATGCGGCTTTCACTGTAATCACAGGCCGAAGACGAATTGGAAAAACTGCGCTATTAAAGAAATTCATATCTACAAAAAAAAGCTGCTACCTTTTTACCACCAGAAACTCCGAACCTATTTTATGCCAGCAATGGCAAAAAGAACTGGAGCAATCAATCAACCTTAAAATTTTTGGAAACATAACGACACTAAAGGAACTTTTTGAGCAGATAATGGAGTATTCAAAACAGGAGCACTTTATATTAATCATAGATGAATTTCAGGAGCTTCAAAATATAAATTCTTCATTCTTCAGTCATCTGCAGAATATATGGGACAACTGCAAAGATAATTCAAAAATCAACTTTATTGCCTGTGGGTCAGTTTATTCCATGATGATAAAAATTTTTGAAGGCGCAAAAGAACCTCTATTTGGACGCGCCACTGCAAAAATCCATCTAAAACCTTTTACCCCTTCTGTATGCAAAGAGATTTTAAAAGACTTTAACCCGCAATACACAAACGAGGACTTGCTCTGCCTATATATGCTCAGCGGAGGGGTTGCAAAATATATTTTTCTTCTAATGGAAAGCGGAAGCATTACGCACACAAAAATGATAAATTATGTAACAGGAATTTCTTCTCCATTTTTAATAGACGGAAAAGATTTGCTTATAAGTGAAATCGGAAAAGACTATGGAATCTATTTTTCAATTCTTTCGCTTATTTCCAGCGGGATGACGGTCCAAAGCGAAATTGATTCTATAATTCAAAAAAATACAGGCTCCTACCTTTCAAATCTTAATAAAACGTTCAATGTTATAAAACCCGTCAGGCCGATTTTTTCAAAGCCAGAAAGCCGCAATGTGCGCTGGCAAATTACAGACAGTTACCTAAGATTCTACTTTAGGTTCATTTACTCCAATCAAAATTTAATTGAACTTGGGCAGTACGATTTACTAAAGAAACTGATTTTACGCGACTATAAGACTTTTACAGGCAAAACGCTTGAGCAGTATTTTACAGAAAAAATTAATGAAGAGATGCAGCTGACATCTATTGGCGGATGGTGGGATAAAAAATCTCAAAATGAAATTGACATTGTTGCAGTAAATGAAATTGATAAAACGTGCCATATTTTTGAAGTAAAAAGAAATGCAAAAAAAATTGACTATAAAGCACTGGAAGAAAAAATAAATGCGCTAAGATCAAATGTTTCTGGATTCGAAATCAGCATGAAAGGCTTAAGTATGGACGATATGTAA
- the purE gene encoding 5-(carboxyamino)imidazole ribonucleotide mutase translates to MKVAIFLGSKSDLDTMKKSADVLKEFGVEYKAYVISAHRAGDLLVKTIASVEKEGCDVIIAGAGLSAALPGVIASRTVLPVVGVPLECINPGKSNGLAGMDSLLSIVQMPPQIPVATVGIGNAKNAAYLALEILGIKYPEIKTKLIEFRAKMTADAESNGGLGIEL, encoded by the coding sequence ATGAAAGTTGCTATCTTTTTAGGTTCCAAGTCTGATTTGGATACAATGAAAAAATCCGCCGATGTTCTAAAAGAATTTGGCGTTGAATACAAGGCTTACGTTATTTCCGCGCACAGAGCCGGAGACTTGCTTGTAAAAACTATCGCTTCCGTAGAAAAAGAAGGCTGCGATGTGATTATTGCCGGAGCAGGACTTAGTGCGGCTCTTCCTGGTGTTATTGCCAGCCGCACGGTTCTTCCTGTTGTCGGAGTTCCTCTTGAATGCATTAATCCCGGAAAATCAAACGGACTTGCAGGAATGGATTCACTTCTTTCTATTGTGCAGATGCCGCCGCAAATTCCAGTTGCAACTGTCGGAATCGGAAATGCAAAAAACGCCGCTTACCTTGCGCTCGAAATCCTCGGAATAAAATATCCTGAAATAAAAACAAAGCTTATAGAATTCCGCGCAAAGATGACTGCCGATGCAGAATCAAACGGCGGCTTGGGAATCGAACTGTAA
- a CDS encoding NlpC/P60 family protein, giving the protein MSIQQKYFEELRKFEGAHYVWGGSSPSGSDCSGSVCAAVSRSLGINLRITADELYRRFFTENVKSFCNSNFLYAAFFLDAQGRAVHVAGWCGACYVNVSRLEENKCGAFRSESEMKSMYSHLRMVKRGLAV; this is encoded by the coding sequence ATGAGCATTCAGCAAAAATACTTTGAGGAATTAAGAAAATTTGAGGGCGCGCATTATGTGTGGGGCGGTTCTTCTCCAAGTGGAAGCGACTGCTCGGGCAGTGTGTGCGCCGCAGTGAGCCGTTCTCTTGGAATAAATCTTCGTATTACAGCAGATGAATTATATAGAAGATTTTTTACAGAAAATGTAAAAAGCTTTTGCAACTCAAATTTCTTGTACGCGGCATTCTTTCTTGATGCGCAGGGCAGGGCGGTTCATGTGGCAGGCTGGTGCGGAGCTTGCTATGTAAATGTTTCTAGGCTGGAGGAAAATAAATGCGGCGCATTCCGCAGTGAAAGTGAGATGAAGTCAATGTATTCTCATTTAAGGATGGTAAAAAGAGGGCTTGCTGTATGA
- a CDS encoding ATP-binding protein produces MQNTKREIEAELKRCAEYFPVVTILGPRQSGKTTLAEMFFPSYQYVNLEDPEIFALAQNDINEFFNLFKAPLIIDEIQRVPALLNKIQVLVDEKKQNGQFILTGSFQQGLKSAISQSLAGRTAVINLLPYSISELLRIGQNLSKDEYLYQGFMPRHYSENQPVDLLYRSYFQTYVERDVQSLLNVKHKNLFEKFLRLVAGRIGQIVNYESLANDTGVSSTTISEWISILESSFIIFRLEPYFENFTKRLVKSPKIYFYDTGSACYLLGIKNAEQVSRDPLMGNLFENMVVLEILKSQYNKGEEKSLYYFRDSKGFEIDLIVQNGRSIVPVEIKAASTFNAEFAKNLKKFAGFAKNTVNPTVIYSGNLECESDGVKYLNFKNCGSLVE; encoded by the coding sequence ATGCAGAACACAAAAAGAGAAATCGAAGCTGAACTCAAACGCTGCGCTGAATATTTTCCTGTTGTTACAATCTTAGGTCCTCGCCAGTCCGGCAAAACCACGCTTGCAGAAATGTTTTTTCCATCTTATCAATATGTGAACCTTGAAGACCCGGAAATTTTTGCGCTTGCACAGAACGATATAAATGAATTTTTCAATCTTTTTAAGGCGCCCTTGATTATTGACGAAATCCAGCGAGTTCCTGCCCTGCTGAATAAAATCCAAGTTCTAGTCGATGAGAAAAAGCAAAACGGACAGTTCATTCTTACAGGAAGTTTCCAGCAGGGCTTAAAATCCGCAATTTCGCAGTCGCTCGCAGGAAGAACAGCAGTTATAAATCTTCTTCCATATTCAATTTCTGAGCTTTTACGAATCGGACAGAACCTTTCAAAAGATGAATATTTGTACCAGGGATTCATGCCGCGCCATTATTCGGAAAACCAGCCTGTTGATTTGCTTTACCGCTCTTATTTTCAGACCTATGTGGAGCGGGATGTGCAGTCGCTTTTGAACGTGAAGCACAAAAATCTGTTTGAGAAATTTCTTCGTCTTGTAGCAGGAAGAATCGGGCAGATTGTGAATTATGAATCGCTTGCAAATGACACTGGAGTTTCATCGACTACAATTTCTGAATGGATTTCAATTCTTGAGTCATCGTTTATCATTTTCCGCCTTGAGCCTTACTTTGAAAATTTTACCAAGCGGCTTGTAAAATCGCCGAAAATTTATTTTTATGACACAGGATCAGCCTGCTACCTTTTAGGAATAAAAAACGCGGAGCAGGTTTCGCGCGATCCGCTTATGGGAAACCTTTTTGAGAACATGGTCGTGCTTGAAATATTAAAGTCGCAGTACAACAAAGGCGAGGAAAAATCACTGTATTATTTCAGGGACAGCAAAGGCTTTGAAATTGACCTGATTGTCCAGAACGGACGGAGCATTGTTCCGGTTGAAATAAAGGCGGCCTCAACTTTCAACGCAGAATTCGCTAAAAATCTGAAAAAATTTGCAGGATTCGCAAAAAATACAGTGAATCCAACCGTTATCTACAGCGGAAACCTTGAATGTGAAAGCGACGGTGTAAAATACCTGAATTTCAAGAACTGCGGAAGTTTGGTGGAGTGA
- a CDS encoding AAA family ATPase gives MEKLIEVFRKKMTAPLPTFERELERKINWNARLISIRGSRGTGKTTLFLQHIKKTFSDNLSKVLYVSLDNIYFSNNTLVELAEKFVSRGGTHLFLDEVHKYENWSKEIKNLYDDFPELHIAFTGSSLLEILNGRADLSRRTLVYELTGLSFREYLSLIKAHDFPIFTLEEILENNEQISAEIASKIKPFEFFDDYLSFGYYPYFLEGKDDYFNRLNETLNMILEVEVPFLRGLEIAYIPRIKKLLAIIGESAPFIPNITQLAAKIGISRQTLLQYLKYLEDAKLINQLYKKSRGLSVLEKPEKILMENTNLMELFNGENANTGNRRETFVLNQLLHSHKVDFSEESDFFVDSKYTFEVGGKNKKRKQIQTVPDSYIIADDIEFGTDRRIPIWLLGFMY, from the coding sequence ATGGAAAAACTGATAGAAGTTTTCAGAAAGAAAATGACCGCCCCGCTTCCAACCTTTGAGCGCGAACTGGAAAGAAAAATAAACTGGAATGCGCGGCTTATAAGCATAAGAGGCTCAAGAGGAACTGGAAAAACAACGCTATTCCTGCAGCATATAAAAAAAACTTTCTCCGATAACCTGAGCAAAGTTCTTTATGTAAGCCTTGACAACATTTATTTTTCAAACAATACACTTGTTGAACTTGCAGAAAAATTTGTAAGCCGTGGCGGAACTCATCTTTTTCTTGATGAAGTGCATAAATACGAAAACTGGTCAAAGGAAATCAAAAATCTTTACGATGATTTTCCAGAGCTTCACATCGCCTTCACTGGTTCTTCCTTGCTTGAAATTCTGAACGGCAGAGCGGATTTAAGCCGCAGAACTTTAGTTTATGAGCTGACCGGTCTTTCTTTCCGCGAGTATCTTTCGCTGATAAAAGCACACGATTTTCCAATTTTTACATTGGAAGAAATACTAGAGAACAACGAGCAGATTTCCGCGGAAATCGCATCAAAAATCAAGCCGTTTGAATTTTTTGACGATTATCTATCTTTTGGCTATTATCCGTACTTTTTAGAAGGAAAAGACGACTATTTTAACCGTCTAAATGAAACCCTGAACATGATTCTTGAAGTTGAGGTTCCTTTTCTCCGCGGACTGGAAATCGCCTATATTCCAAGAATAAAGAAACTTCTGGCTATCATAGGCGAATCTGCCCCGTTCATTCCAAACATAACACAGCTTGCCGCAAAAATCGGAATTTCAAGACAGACCTTGCTTCAATATTTGAAATATTTGGAAGACGCAAAACTGATAAACCAGCTTTATAAAAAATCACGCGGATTAAGTGTCCTTGAAAAACCCGAAAAGATTCTCATGGAAAACACAAACCTTATGGAACTTTTTAATGGAGAAAACGCCAATACAGGCAACCGCCGGGAAACTTTTGTTCTAAACCAGCTCTTACATTCCCATAAAGTTGATTTTTCAGAGGAAAGTGATTTCTTTGTGGACTCAAAATACACTTTTGAAGTAGGCGGGAAGAACAAAAAGCGTAAACAAATTCAGACAGTTCCAGACTCATACATTATCGCCGACGACATAGAATTCGGCACTGACCGGCGGATTCCTATCTGGCTGCTGGGATTTATGTACTGA
- a CDS encoding DNA-binding domain-containing protein gives MLKISLRENKTANAKSPYHFHSENEGSITLDELINEMAKNNTTITKADIAGAMNVYKEVVIRYVQLGYKVYCPFGQVYICAKGTANDKLASFEPHLSGNDHDLNLKLTVDSSVAKTVLANTKTERVSGRYKMIPSIEEIQNVNGIALKEAKPGNVIRIIGEYLKFDENDSEQGIFLTKGDVSIRLENYIWNKNKRIDAMLPADIESGSYKVSIRAKPNTILYNGSFIKEITIS, from the coding sequence ATGTTAAAGATTTCATTAAGAGAGAACAAGACAGCCAATGCAAAGTCCCCTTATCATTTTCATTCTGAAAACGAAGGCTCAATCACGCTGGACGAGCTCATCAATGAGATGGCAAAAAACAACACGACTATAACAAAGGCCGACATTGCAGGAGCAATGAATGTGTACAAGGAAGTTGTTATTCGCTATGTGCAGCTTGGCTACAAAGTATACTGCCCGTTTGGACAGGTCTATATCTGCGCAAAAGGAACTGCAAATGACAAGCTTGCTTCTTTTGAGCCGCACCTTTCCGGCAATGACCACGATTTAAACCTAAAGCTCACTGTGGACAGCTCCGTAGCAAAGACAGTGCTTGCAAACACAAAAACAGAGCGTGTGTCAGGAAGATACAAGATGATTCCGTCAATAGAAGAAATCCAGAACGTAAATGGAATTGCATTAAAAGAAGCAAAGCCAGGAAATGTAATCAGGATAATCGGCGAGTACCTCAAGTTTGACGAAAATGACAGCGAGCAAGGAATTTTCCTTACAAAGGGAGATGTTTCAATAAGGCTTGAAAACTACATCTGGAACAAAAACAAGCGGATTGACGCAATGCTTCCGGCAGACATTGAAAGCGGCTCATACAAGGTCAGCATAAGGGCAAAGCCAAACACAATCCTGTACAATGGCAGCTTTATTAAAGAAATTACAATAAGCTAA
- the purF gene encoding amidophosphoribosyltransferase, translating into MKCCEFLVEEEEDKLRDECGVVGIYLNPPKQGEPEKKEYVAYSASDFNAATQAYYALYALQHRGQDSVGIAVSNGEDISIHKAMGTTAEVFKPENLEALKGNIACGHVRYATAGSATLENAQPLLLKSKLGAVAVAHNGQLVNYEQLREMLEDSGSTFSSTSDTEVILKLIAKSYKKGLERALTDTIQMIKGSFALVVSTEKCLIGARDPNGIRPLCLGKVENGWILASETCAIDSVNGTYVRDIQPGEIVIINEDGVLSFEFGERTSKRTCVFEYVYFARPDSIIDGIPVTEAREKMGACLARESGVPADVVIGVPDSGIGAAQGYAKEAGIPYASGIIKNKYIGRTFIAPTQRERENMVFVKLNAVKSVVDGKRVVVIDDSIVRGTTSRRLVQILRRAGAKEVHFRISSPPVKFPCYFGINTPTRGELISSIHNEEEICKEIGADSLAFISAEGMLDACRECNPDQYGFCKGCFTGEYPISVPGELSGKKISD; encoded by the coding sequence ATGAAGTGCTGTGAATTTCTTGTTGAAGAAGAGGAAGACAAGCTGCGCGATGAATGCGGTGTTGTCGGAATTTATTTAAATCCACCTAAGCAGGGCGAACCAGAAAAAAAAGAATATGTGGCTTATTCTGCCAGCGATTTTAACGCCGCAACTCAAGCTTATTATGCGCTTTATGCGTTGCAGCACCGCGGGCAGGACAGTGTTGGAATTGCAGTAAGCAACGGCGAAGATATTTCCATTCACAAGGCAATGGGAACAACTGCGGAAGTCTTTAAGCCAGAAAATCTTGAAGCTTTAAAAGGAAACATTGCCTGCGGACACGTCCGATATGCCACAGCAGGAAGCGCGACTTTGGAAAATGCCCAGCCGCTTCTTTTAAAGTCAAAGCTTGGCGCGGTTGCAGTTGCCCACAACGGACAGCTTGTAAACTACGAGCAGCTCCGCGAAATGCTTGAAGATTCAGGAAGCACATTTTCTTCAACAAGCGACACGGAAGTTATTTTAAAGCTCATTGCGAAGTCGTACAAAAAAGGACTTGAGCGCGCGCTGACCGATACAATTCAGATGATAAAAGGCTCTTTTGCGCTTGTTGTTTCAACAGAAAAATGTCTTATCGGCGCAAGAGACCCGAATGGAATCCGTCCGCTCTGCCTTGGAAAAGTTGAAAACGGCTGGATTCTTGCAAGCGAAACCTGCGCAATTGATTCTGTGAACGGAACTTATGTGCGCGACATTCAGCCTGGCGAAATTGTAATAATAAACGAAGACGGAGTTCTTTCATTTGAATTTGGAGAGCGCACTTCCAAGCGGACTTGCGTTTTTGAATACGTTTACTTTGCGCGCCCGGACAGCATAATCGACGGAATCCCTGTTACAGAAGCCCGTGAAAAAATGGGTGCCTGCCTTGCTCGTGAAAGCGGAGTTCCTGCTGATGTCGTTATCGGAGTTCCTGACTCTGGAATTGGCGCGGCTCAAGGATATGCAAAGGAAGCCGGAATTCCCTATGCAAGCGGAATTATAAAAAACAAATATATAGGGCGCACATTTATTGCTCCGACTCAGCGTGAACGCGAGAACATGGTTTTTGTAAAGCTCAATGCAGTGAAGTCTGTTGTGGACGGAAAAAGAGTTGTTGTAATTGATGACTCAATTGTACGCGGAACAACGAGCCGCCGCCTTGTCCAGATTTTAAGACGCGCCGGAGCAAAAGAAGTTCACTTTAGAATTTCAAGTCCGCCTGTAAAATTTCCTTGCTACTTCGGAATCAACACACCGACTAGAGGCGAGCTGATTTCAAGCATTCACAACGAAGAGGAAATCTGCAAGGAAATAGGAGCAGACAGCTTGGCGTTTATTAGCGCGGAAGGAATGCTGGATGCCTGCCGTGAATGCAATCCAGACCAGTACGGATTCTGCAAAGGCTGCTTTACCGGCGAATATCCGATTTCTGTTCCCGGCGAACTTAGCGGAAAAAAAATTTCTGACTGA